A single Cryomorphaceae bacterium DNA region contains:
- a CDS encoding tetratricopeptide repeat protein, translating into MKIKHHIKFIAPLVFALVLVACSTEKDKFVNREYHKLTAHYNGYFNGNESFREGVEKLENSVIDDYENVLPVYVLGAPEDAKMIYSQMDRAIEKATVVIRRHSMVIKGEEKNQWIDDNYLLIGKARFYKQDYLAALEAFNYVALQFPGGSLYHESMWWAARSYLAMGNYSQAIYTLEVLETTGKVPNDLKSEVHAIYAQIHAEQEEYEYAIEQLTRAISQSKSKERKSRYTFILGQLYEKNGQCNRAIQYYAEVLRMKAPYVMEFQSQIRRALCISGYRRNAAPLIEALEELAQDEKNLEYLDQIYFALAEIAWEMGEDEKAKENYSLSAYYSTSNNTQKAKSYLRLAEITFDEGNYRVAQAYYDSTMTVLPTTFDRYEEVKQLAENLDELVGYVLTIEENDSLLRLGRMKPGDREAAIDKYLAKLKEEDRKREQEARQGFNASMRMQQDNFNRNEGSTTKGNWYFYNPSTVSLGRTEFQRIWGRRRLEDNWRRSNKQSFSSDEFEEEFGDTITVTIGDSTFRAYKYDRSIYVAQLPTTQEEQDSLDALNIEAFFGLSLLYKEKLFDYPKAAETFERLLDRYPENKYRIQEYFYLFRLYTDLEEPEKAAKYKQLLIELDPNSDFAKILQDPSYADRLEEERNRSTAAYASCYAEFEKGRFTTCAKKCEANLKLFEGDPLEPKFAFLRAMANGKRSEAKLVEEMKTVYEKYPFSEEGQEAQRIVAFYTGETEEVVAQKEESDSVANYLAEEAKKFTSSKDDSHFYIIVFPAESNKANELSTFLSNFNQQYFSLENLNVRGLFLDQEYQMVSVRSMKGGEKAMSYFNAIEKEPDLERILTGREWMHFVISQPNFAILFQNKVPEAYELFFMEEYGLKSGL; encoded by the coding sequence TTGAAGATCAAGCACCACATAAAATTCATTGCACCCCTTGTTTTCGCCCTTGTTCTCGTGGCCTGCTCCACGGAAAAGGACAAGTTCGTGAATCGCGAGTACCACAAGTTGACCGCTCACTACAACGGATACTTCAACGGAAATGAAAGTTTTCGGGAGGGAGTGGAGAAGTTGGAGAACTCCGTCATCGACGATTACGAAAACGTACTTCCGGTATATGTTCTCGGAGCGCCTGAAGATGCCAAGATGATCTATTCCCAAATGGATCGGGCCATTGAAAAGGCCACAGTGGTGATTCGTCGTCACTCCATGGTGATCAAAGGGGAAGAGAAGAACCAATGGATTGATGACAATTACTTACTCATTGGTAAAGCCCGGTTCTACAAGCAGGATTATTTAGCTGCTCTTGAGGCCTTCAATTATGTGGCGCTTCAATTTCCAGGTGGATCCTTATACCACGAATCCATGTGGTGGGCAGCTCGTAGCTACTTGGCCATGGGCAACTACTCTCAGGCCATTTACACCTTGGAGGTTTTGGAGACGACTGGAAAAGTGCCGAATGACTTAAAGTCGGAGGTCCACGCCATCTACGCCCAGATCCATGCGGAGCAGGAAGAATACGAATACGCCATTGAACAGCTCACGCGGGCCATCAGTCAAAGCAAAAGCAAAGAGCGTAAATCGCGGTACACATTCATACTCGGTCAACTCTACGAGAAAAACGGTCAGTGCAACAGGGCAATTCAGTACTATGCTGAAGTCCTTCGCATGAAAGCGCCGTACGTTATGGAGTTTCAATCGCAAATTCGGCGCGCTTTGTGCATCAGTGGTTATCGAAGAAATGCCGCTCCATTAATCGAGGCTCTAGAAGAGCTCGCTCAGGACGAAAAGAACCTGGAATACTTAGATCAAATCTATTTTGCTCTCGCTGAAATTGCGTGGGAAATGGGAGAGGATGAAAAGGCCAAGGAGAATTACAGTCTTTCTGCCTACTACAGCACGTCCAACAACACCCAAAAGGCGAAGAGTTACTTGCGGCTGGCAGAAATCACCTTTGACGAGGGCAATTATCGTGTAGCACAAGCCTACTACGACAGTACGATGACGGTTTTACCGACGACTTTCGATCGATACGAGGAGGTAAAACAGCTTGCAGAAAACCTAGATGAATTGGTCGGCTACGTTTTGACCATTGAGGAGAATGACAGCCTCTTGCGTTTGGGACGTATGAAGCCAGGTGACCGAGAGGCGGCCATTGATAAGTACTTGGCCAAACTCAAGGAGGAAGACCGGAAAAGAGAGCAAGAAGCAAGACAGGGGTTCAATGCTTCTATGCGGATGCAGCAGGACAACTTCAACCGAAATGAGGGGTCCACGACCAAAGGGAACTGGTACTTCTACAATCCTTCAACCGTAAGCCTTGGGCGGACAGAGTTTCAGCGTATTTGGGGTAGACGCCGTTTAGAAGACAATTGGCGGCGCTCCAACAAGCAGTCGTTCAGTTCAGATGAATTTGAAGAAGAGTTTGGCGACACCATAACGGTGACTATTGGAGACAGCACCTTTAGAGCATATAAGTACGACCGCAGCATCTACGTGGCTCAACTTCCGACGACCCAAGAGGAGCAAGACTCACTCGACGCCCTGAATATCGAGGCGTTCTTCGGTCTATCGCTACTTTACAAGGAGAAACTCTTCGATTATCCAAAGGCGGCCGAGACCTTTGAACGCCTGCTCGATCGTTACCCGGAAAACAAATACCGCATTCAGGAATACTTCTACTTATTCCGATTGTACACGGATCTTGAAGAGCCGGAAAAGGCGGCCAAGTACAAACAGTTGCTCATTGAACTGGATCCCAACAGCGACTTTGCAAAGATCCTCCAAGACCCGTCCTATGCAGACCGTCTAGAGGAGGAAAGAAACCGATCGACAGCGGCGTACGCTTCTTGTTATGCTGAATTCGAAAAAGGGCGTTTTACCACCTGCGCTAAAAAATGTGAGGCAAACCTCAAGTTGTTTGAAGGAGATCCACTTGAGCCTAAGTTTGCCTTTTTGAGGGCTATGGCCAACGGAAAGCGCAGCGAAGCCAAGCTGGTAGAAGAAATGAAAACGGTTTACGAGAAGTATCCCTTTTCTGAGGAGGGTCAAGAAGCACAGAGGATTGTGGCCTTCTATACCGGCGAAACCGAAGAGGTCGTTGCTCAGAAGGAAGAGTCCGATTCCGTTGCGAATTACCTCGCAGAAGAAGCTAAGAAGTTCACTTCTTCCAAAGACGATAGTCACTTCTACATCATCGTCTTTCCGGCAGAAAGCAACAAGGCTAATGAGCTTTCTACCTTCTTGAGTAATTTCAACCAGCAGTACTTCAGTTTGGAAAACCTGAATGTTCGAGGGCTCTTCTTGGATCAAGAGTATCAAATGGTATCTGTTCGCTCCATGAAAGGGGGGGAGAAGGCCATGTCTTATTTCAACGCCATCGAAAAGGAGCCGGATCTCGAGCGCATCCTCACCGGTAGAGAATGGATGCATTTTGTCATCTCTCAGCCTAACTTTGCCATCCTCTTTCAGAACAAAGTCCCCGAAGCTTATGAACTCTTCTTCATGGAGGAATACGGCTTGAAGTCAGGGTTATAA
- the rseP gene encoding RIP metalloprotease RseP: protein MEITDILVKAAQFFLSLSLLIVLHELGHFIPAKLFKTRVEKFYLFFDPWFSIFKKKVGDTEYGIGWLPLGGYVKISGMIDESMDKEQMKQPPQPWEFRSKPAWQRLIIMIGGVTVNVILGIVIYAGVLAYWGEQYLPTKNVTNGIAVDSTGEAIGLQNGDQVLLVNGNEVENFNHIAMELVLGAEGITVDRNGQRIDLTVSSTDVKNLINDPGFISPRIPYVVGAFTDTSVAAEAGLKEGDRLIGLNGRPLSFFDEYIDSIPTYAGQTISLMAERDGERVLVDIDVPEHGKIGVYPGGAYADFFEVETKKYGFFESIPAGYNRAASTLSNYIRQFKIIFDTETEAYKSVGGFLTIGNQFPSTWDWQYFWNFTAFLSIMLAFLNILPIPALDGGHVVFVLWEMLTGRKPSEKVLEYAQMVGFVILLALLIFANGNDILKLFR from the coding sequence ATGGAAATCACCGATATATTGGTCAAAGCGGCTCAGTTCTTTTTGAGCCTCTCCCTGCTCATTGTACTGCATGAGCTCGGTCACTTTATCCCCGCCAAACTCTTTAAGACACGTGTAGAAAAGTTCTACCTCTTTTTCGACCCTTGGTTCTCGATCTTCAAGAAGAAGGTTGGAGATACCGAATACGGTATCGGTTGGCTCCCCCTTGGCGGTTACGTCAAGATCTCGGGGATGATCGACGAGAGCATGGACAAGGAACAAATGAAGCAGCCCCCACAACCTTGGGAGTTTCGATCTAAGCCGGCTTGGCAGCGACTGATCATCATGATTGGCGGGGTTACCGTCAATGTAATTCTCGGAATCGTCATCTATGCAGGAGTTTTGGCGTATTGGGGAGAGCAGTATTTGCCGACCAAAAACGTCACAAATGGTATTGCAGTGGACTCGACTGGTGAGGCCATCGGTTTACAGAACGGCGATCAAGTCCTCTTGGTCAACGGCAATGAAGTTGAGAACTTCAACCACATTGCCATGGAACTGGTTTTGGGCGCAGAGGGAATTACCGTGGACCGCAACGGACAGCGAATCGATCTCACCGTTTCGTCCACGGATGTCAAAAACCTCATCAATGATCCGGGCTTTATTTCGCCCCGCATTCCATATGTAGTAGGTGCCTTTACAGACACCAGTGTAGCCGCTGAAGCAGGCTTGAAAGAGGGAGACCGACTGATTGGACTAAACGGTCGCCCATTGTCGTTCTTCGATGAGTACATCGACAGCATCCCTACCTATGCCGGGCAGACCATCAGCTTGATGGCGGAGCGCGATGGGGAACGTGTGTTGGTGGATATCGATGTCCCGGAACACGGAAAAATTGGGGTTTACCCTGGTGGAGCATATGCCGACTTCTTTGAGGTGGAAACCAAGAAATACGGATTTTTCGAGTCCATTCCTGCCGGATACAACCGAGCTGCCTCTACCCTGTCGAACTACATTCGCCAGTTCAAAATCATCTTTGACACAGAGACAGAAGCCTACAAATCTGTCGGCGGATTCTTGACGATTGGTAACCAATTCCCAAGCACTTGGGATTGGCAGTACTTCTGGAACTTCACGGCCTTTTTGAGCATCATGTTGGCCTTCTTGAACATCCTGCCGATTCCAGCACTAGACGGTGGCCACGTGGTCTTTGTCTTGTGGGAGATGCTGACGGGGCGTAAGCCGTCAGAGAAGGTGCTCGAGTATGCGCAAATGGTTGGTTTTGTGATTCTTCTCGCCTTACTGATCTTCGCCAACGGGAACGATATTCTGAAGTTATTCCGCTAA
- the atpE gene encoding ATP synthase F0 subunit C yields the protein MTGLAALGAGLAVIGAGLGIGRVGGQAMDAIARQPEATSKIQTAMIIAAALVEGVALFAVVVSLLVA from the coding sequence ATGACTGGATTAGCTGCATTAGGTGCTGGATTGGCCGTTATCGGAGCCGGTTTGGGTATCGGACGTGTAGGTGGACAAGCGATGGATGCTATCGCTCGTCAACCAGAAGCTACCTCAAAGATTCAAACTGCGATGATTATTGCTGCTGCACTTGTTGAAGGTGTTGCTCTTTTCGCGGTGGTTGTTTCCTTGTTGGTTGCCTAA
- the atpB gene encoding F0F1 ATP synthase subunit A codes for MRNHSFRAFLLITAALLFSVNIAAAQDHHDADSSAHTEAHATSHDGEHSEEHSESHDGDHSDAHSEEHEAGHGESHSEDHGEEKEFNATEVIMHHIADAHGFHIIDYNGHPISMPLPVILWTDNGLMIFSSSEFHHDTEGHHVVEFAGQRFVNLHEKIYYASEEPNAHGQYVDMDADHNVANAAPLDFSITKNVFSMMLSMVIIFWLFLGTAKFYKKNGAAAPKGMAKFLEPLIVFVRDDIARPNIGEKDYKRYMPYLLTLFFFIWINNLIGLIPFFPFSANYTGNIALTMTLAVFTLLITNFSGKKYYWKHILTPPVPVALWPIMIPVELIGILSKPFALMVRLFANITAGHIIILSLVSLIFIFDTVLISPVSVAFVLFMNVLELLVAALQAYIFTLLSALFIGMAVEEHH; via the coding sequence ATGCGAAATCATTCATTTCGAGCCTTTTTACTGATTACTGCGGCACTTCTATTCTCCGTCAATATTGCCGCGGCCCAAGATCACCACGATGCTGATTCTTCAGCACACACTGAAGCACACGCAACTTCACATGACGGCGAGCACTCTGAAGAGCATTCAGAAAGCCATGACGGAGACCACAGTGATGCTCACTCTGAGGAGCATGAAGCCGGACACGGAGAAAGTCACAGTGAGGATCACGGCGAAGAGAAGGAATTCAATGCCACAGAGGTAATCATGCACCACATTGCGGATGCCCACGGTTTTCATATCATTGATTACAACGGACATCCCATCAGCATGCCGTTGCCGGTCATTCTCTGGACGGATAACGGACTCATGATTTTCTCCTCGAGCGAATTTCATCACGACACAGAAGGGCATCACGTCGTTGAATTTGCGGGACAACGTTTTGTCAACCTCCACGAAAAAATCTACTACGCCAGCGAAGAGCCTAATGCTCACGGTCAGTACGTAGATATGGATGCCGATCACAATGTTGCGAATGCCGCTCCATTAGATTTCTCCATTACTAAGAATGTATTCAGCATGATGCTCTCTATGGTAATCATCTTCTGGTTATTCTTGGGTACGGCTAAATTCTACAAGAAAAACGGCGCTGCTGCACCGAAGGGAATGGCCAAATTCTTAGAGCCCTTAATCGTGTTTGTGCGCGACGACATTGCCCGACCCAACATCGGTGAAAAAGACTACAAGCGCTACATGCCTTATTTGTTGACCCTGTTCTTCTTTATCTGGATCAACAACCTCATCGGGCTCATTCCGTTCTTCCCGTTTAGCGCGAACTACACGGGAAACATCGCCCTCACGATGACCTTGGCGGTCTTCACTTTGCTGATCACCAACTTCAGCGGTAAAAAATATTACTGGAAACACATTTTGACTCCACCGGTACCTGTTGCCTTGTGGCCTATTATGATTCCAGTGGAACTGATTGGAATTCTATCGAAGCCTTTCGCGTTGATGGTTCGTCTCTTTGCCAACATTACGGCAGGGCACATCATCATTCTGAGCTTGGTTTCATTGATTTTCATTTTTGACACGGTGTTGATTTCTCCTGTCTCCGTAGCGTTCGTGTTGTTCATGAATGTATTGGAGCTGTTGGTTGCTGCGTTGCAGGCGTACATCTTCACCTTGCTCTCTGCACTGTTCATTGGAATGGCCGTAGAAGAGCACCATTGA
- a CDS encoding M23 family metallopeptidase has protein sequence MAKSKDKNEEIRPWIERLKNKYRLVILNDDTFEEKLSFRLSRLNVFVATGLSVITLIALTIILIAFTPLREYIPGYSSTSLRRQAMDNAVLTDSLRRVIANQERYVDIINGVISGNLPEYDTAEVVEASGNDSIEMPPSPEDSALRERVAQEERYNIFEDGVRESGDLTNLTFFSPIKGVVSGRFDPSTDHFAIDIVAAENEPILAVLEGTVLLATWSSDEGYVMAIQHVGGLISVYKHNSVLLKGQGEVVQAGEAVAIIGNSGHLSTGPHLHFELWNNGIAVDPESYIVF, from the coding sequence ATGGCAAAGAGCAAGGATAAGAATGAAGAAATCCGGCCTTGGATCGAGCGACTCAAGAACAAGTACCGCTTGGTTATCCTGAACGATGACACTTTTGAAGAGAAGTTGTCCTTTAGATTGTCGCGGTTGAATGTCTTTGTGGCAACGGGTCTCAGCGTTATTACCCTGATTGCTCTGACCATTATCCTGATTGCTTTTACCCCGCTTCGCGAATACATTCCTGGTTATAGCTCCACCTCCCTGAGAAGACAAGCCATGGACAATGCGGTCTTGACTGATTCTTTGAGGCGAGTGATTGCCAATCAAGAGCGATACGTGGACATTATTAACGGGGTGATCAGCGGAAACCTTCCGGAATACGATACAGCGGAAGTTGTTGAAGCCAGTGGAAACGACAGTATTGAAATGCCCCCGTCTCCTGAAGACAGCGCGCTGCGTGAGCGCGTTGCTCAGGAAGAACGGTACAACATCTTTGAAGACGGCGTTCGGGAAAGTGGGGACTTGACCAACTTGACCTTCTTTTCACCCATCAAAGGGGTGGTTTCTGGTCGTTTCGACCCATCCACAGATCACTTCGCAATCGATATTGTAGCCGCGGAAAACGAACCCATTTTAGCCGTTCTGGAAGGAACGGTCTTGTTGGCGACCTGGTCCAGCGACGAGGGTTATGTCATGGCTATTCAGCACGTCGGTGGATTGATCTCTGTCTACAAGCACAACAGTGTATTGCTCAAAGGACAGGGTGAAGTTGTTCAGGCTGGCGAAGCCGTGGCCATCATCGGTAACTCTGGGCACTTATCAACAGGACCCCATCTTCACTTTGAACTTTGGAACAATGGAATAGCCGTCGATCCAGAAAGCTATATTGTATTCTAA
- a CDS encoding GH3 auxin-responsive promoter family protein: MSLKALLAKPFAAYAVKQTNRWAKAPFASQRAVFEQLIKGAENTAFGQDHDFGNIQTYQDFKERVPVRDYEDLKPYVERIRQGEQDVLWRGLPLYFAKTSGTTSGAKYIPISKESMPFHVEAARNALLHYVHESGNTTFIDGKMIFLQGSPVLDEDSGIKLGRLSGIVAHYVPKYLQRNRMPSWETNCIEDWETKVSAIVDETLPEDMRLISGIPSWMLMYFEKVQERTGKKIKDIWPNFSLFVNGGVAYEPYRAKFEEMIGASIDTVELYPASEGFIAYQDSQTEPGLLLLLKQGIFYEFIPADRFYDDDPPRLSIEEVEVGVNYALIMSTNAGLWGYNIGDTVQFVSTDPYRIIVSGRIKHYTSAFGEHVIASEVEAALKVATADTGIQINEFTVAPQVNPEEGLPYHEWLMEMDEVPTNLDEMAAIIDRVMQEKNIYYADLIKGKVLRPLVITPIKPGGFKAYMKSVGRLGGQNKVSRLSNDRKIADKLSEFSW; the protein is encoded by the coding sequence ATGAGTTTAAAAGCCCTACTTGCCAAGCCATTTGCGGCCTACGCCGTCAAGCAAACCAATCGGTGGGCGAAGGCGCCCTTTGCAAGTCAGCGCGCCGTCTTTGAGCAGCTCATCAAAGGAGCGGAAAATACGGCCTTTGGTCAGGACCATGATTTTGGCAACATCCAGACGTACCAAGACTTCAAGGAACGTGTACCGGTTCGTGATTACGAAGACCTAAAGCCCTACGTCGAACGAATTCGACAAGGCGAACAAGACGTTTTGTGGCGGGGATTGCCACTCTATTTCGCCAAAACCTCAGGGACCACCAGCGGTGCTAAATACATTCCCATTTCCAAAGAAAGCATGCCCTTCCACGTCGAAGCGGCGAGGAATGCGCTTCTTCACTATGTGCATGAATCGGGGAACACCACCTTCATCGACGGCAAGATGATTTTTCTTCAAGGCTCGCCGGTCTTGGATGAAGACAGCGGCATCAAGCTGGGCCGATTGAGTGGAATTGTCGCGCATTACGTTCCAAAATACCTTCAGCGCAATCGAATGCCAAGTTGGGAAACCAATTGTATTGAAGACTGGGAAACCAAGGTGAGCGCCATTGTGGACGAGACTCTTCCCGAAGACATGCGGCTCATCAGCGGAATCCCTAGTTGGATGCTGATGTACTTCGAAAAAGTTCAGGAACGCACAGGTAAGAAGATCAAGGATATCTGGCCCAACTTTTCACTTTTCGTGAATGGAGGCGTGGCTTATGAACCGTATCGCGCGAAGTTTGAAGAGATGATCGGTGCTTCGATTGATACCGTCGAATTATATCCCGCTTCGGAAGGGTTCATCGCTTATCAAGACTCACAGACCGAACCTGGCCTTTTGTTGCTACTGAAGCAGGGCATTTTCTATGAGTTTATTCCGGCCGATCGATTCTATGACGACGATCCTCCCCGCTTGTCGATTGAAGAAGTCGAGGTTGGGGTCAATTACGCCCTGATCATGTCGACCAATGCGGGTCTTTGGGGGTACAACATTGGGGACACTGTTCAATTCGTCAGCACAGATCCTTATCGAATCATTGTCAGCGGCCGCATCAAGCATTACACCTCGGCCTTTGGGGAGCACGTAATTGCCAGCGAAGTCGAAGCGGCCTTGAAAGTGGCCACCGCAGACACGGGCATTCAAATCAACGAGTTCACGGTAGCACCACAGGTCAATCCTGAAGAGGGCCTACCTTACCATGAATGGCTCATGGAAATGGATGAGGTCCCGACGAACTTGGACGAGATGGCCGCCATCATCGACCGGGTCATGCAAGAGAAGAACATTTACTACGCCGACTTGATTAAGGGTAAAGTGCTCCGACCACTCGTCATCACGCCTATAAAGCCGGGCGGATTCAAAGCCTACATGAAATCGGTAGGACGATTGGGCGGACAAAACAAAGTTTCACGCTTGAGTAATGACCGCAAAATTGCGGATAAGCTCAGCGAATTTTCATGGTAA
- a CDS encoding AtpZ/AtpI family protein: MAIEMMSVIAVGSFAGYKIDERRGAEFPLWTLILSLTSVLAALYLIIRNVMRDSQDEE; encoded by the coding sequence ATGGCCATCGAAATGATGAGCGTAATTGCCGTAGGTAGTTTTGCCGGATACAAAATAGATGAGCGTCGTGGAGCGGAATTCCCGCTTTGGACGCTCATTTTGTCTTTAACCAGTGTCCTTGCTGCCCTTTACTTAATCATTAGAAACGTGATGCGCGATAGCCAAGATGAAGAATAG
- a CDS encoding polymer-forming cytoskeletal protein yields the protein MFAKGKDMAKNLDPQAPARNRIGPETTIKGDIISDGNFRIDGTLEGSINTKGKVVVGEKGLITGEVFCQNADVEGTIKGKLQVTQLLALKATANIHGDILVDKLSIEPGANFTGTCKMGAVVKDLKDAERKEAAEQSA from the coding sequence ATGTTCGCAAAAGGAAAAGACATGGCTAAAAATCTAGACCCGCAGGCTCCAGCCCGGAACCGAATCGGACCTGAAACCACTATCAAAGGAGATATCATCTCTGACGGAAACTTTCGTATTGACGGAACCCTGGAAGGAAGCATCAATACTAAAGGAAAGGTCGTTGTAGGTGAAAAAGGTTTAATCACCGGGGAAGTCTTCTGCCAAAATGCAGATGTTGAAGGCACCATCAAAGGAAAACTTCAAGTCACCCAATTGCTCGCACTTAAAGCAACAGCAAACATTCACGGAGATATTCTCGTGGATAAATTGAGCATTGAGCCCGGCGCCAACTTTACAGGTACTTGTAAAATGGGAGCTGTGGTAAAAGACTTGAAAGATGCCGAGCGCAAAGAAGCCGCAGAACAATCGGCTTAA
- the atpH gene encoding ATP synthase F1 subunit delta, which produces MKHSLVKQRYAKSLLDLALDLNQVEEVHADMKHLLESASESRDLTLMLRSPIIKPDDKIAVLTKVFENKMSNLSIQFLTLLAKKKREELLLEIADKFLSLYKEHKGIKTAYLSTARPLNDDVRERVITRLSAETGAEVELNELIDDSLIGGFVLRMDDKQIDASMRGALNKIAREFEENLYIKAY; this is translated from the coding sequence ATGAAGCATTCACTGGTAAAACAGCGCTACGCCAAGTCCTTGTTGGACCTCGCTCTCGACCTGAATCAGGTTGAAGAGGTGCATGCAGATATGAAGCACTTGCTCGAGTCTGCATCAGAGAGTCGCGACTTGACCTTGATGTTGCGTAGCCCGATCATCAAGCCAGACGACAAAATCGCTGTCTTGACCAAGGTCTTCGAGAACAAGATGAGCAATTTGTCCATTCAGTTCTTGACCCTTTTGGCCAAGAAGAAACGCGAAGAGTTGTTGCTGGAGATCGCCGACAAATTCCTGAGCCTTTACAAAGAGCACAAGGGAATCAAAACTGCGTACTTGAGTACCGCGCGTCCGTTGAATGACGATGTTCGCGAGCGAGTCATTACTCGTCTGTCCGCAGAAACAGGTGCAGAAGTTGAGCTTAACGAGCTCATCGACGATAGCCTCATTGGAGGTTTTGTCCTACGTATGGACGACAAACAAATTGATGCTAGTATGCGCGGGGCATTGAACAAAATCGCGCGCGAATTCGAAGAAAATCTTTACATAAAAGCGTATTAA
- a CDS encoding F0F1 ATP synthase subunit B: MDLVTPGFGLVFWTTLSFLILLFLLRKFAWKPILTAVNDREQSIEEALTEAQKAREEMANLKADNERILKEARAERDQMLKEAREIRDNMVEESKQKAKDEAEKILVQARETIENEKKAALHDLRNTVGTLAIEVAEKVLRSELTNTDKSKELVDDYLNDISFN; this comes from the coding sequence ATGGATTTAGTAACCCCAGGATTTGGATTAGTTTTTTGGACGACACTTTCGTTCCTAATCCTCTTATTCCTTCTCCGCAAGTTTGCTTGGAAACCTATTTTGACCGCGGTTAACGATCGCGAACAGTCTATTGAAGAGGCCTTGACCGAAGCGCAAAAAGCGCGCGAGGAAATGGCGAACCTGAAAGCAGACAACGAACGTATTTTGAAAGAAGCGCGTGCTGAGCGCGACCAAATGTTGAAAGAGGCGAGAGAAATTCGCGACAACATGGTTGAGGAGTCTAAGCAAAAAGCAAAAGACGAAGCCGAGAAGATCTTGGTTCAAGCACGTGAAACCATTGAGAACGAGAAAAAAGCTGCTCTTCACGATTTGCGTAACACTGTAGGTACGCTCGCTATTGAAGTTGCTGAGAAGGTTCTTCGTTCTGAATTGACCAATACAGATAAGTCGAAGGAGTTGGTGGACGACTACCTGAACGACATTTCTTTTAACTAA
- a CDS encoding 1-deoxy-D-xylulose-5-phosphate reductoisomerase, whose product MVMEKKRLAILGSTGSIGTQALEVVSEQPDQFEVEVLTANANDALLIEQAQKYRPNAVVIADETRYEKVNDALFDLGIKVYGGKEALRDVVQMETVDLVLTALVGYSGLAPTLSAIEAGKPIALANKETLVVAGELVTEAAARKRVPLLPVDSEHSAIFQCLVGEFHNPIEKIVLTASGGPFRGKSRDELLHVTKAQALKHPNWDMGAKVTIDSASLMNKGLEVMEAKWLFGLRPDQIDVIVHAQSIVHSLVQFEDGSMKAQLGLPDMKLPIQYAMGYPNRLQNSFPRFDFLDYPNLTFEKPDMETFRNLGLAFASLDRGGNMPCILNAANEIAVAAFLEDRVGFLQMSDVIETTMAKATFKEKPNYEDYVASDAEARRIAAELIN is encoded by the coding sequence ATGGTAATGGAAAAGAAGAGATTGGCCATTCTTGGGTCTACTGGATCTATCGGGACCCAAGCATTAGAAGTGGTCAGCGAACAGCCCGATCAATTCGAGGTGGAAGTGCTCACGGCAAATGCCAATGATGCGCTGCTGATTGAGCAGGCTCAAAAGTATCGCCCCAATGCGGTCGTTATCGCCGATGAGACCCGGTACGAGAAGGTGAATGACGCCCTATTTGACCTGGGCATCAAGGTTTATGGTGGCAAGGAGGCTCTGCGCGATGTGGTTCAAATGGAAACGGTTGACCTCGTGTTGACGGCTCTTGTGGGCTACAGTGGTTTAGCCCCGACCCTCAGCGCCATAGAAGCTGGGAAACCCATCGCCTTGGCCAATAAAGAGACTCTGGTTGTTGCAGGAGAACTGGTCACGGAAGCGGCCGCGCGCAAACGCGTTCCCCTATTGCCTGTGGATTCCGAACACAGCGCCATTTTCCAATGCTTGGTCGGCGAGTTTCACAACCCTATTGAGAAGATTGTATTGACGGCTTCGGGCGGGCCTTTCCGCGGAAAAAGCCGGGATGAATTGTTGCACGTCACCAAGGCCCAAGCCTTGAAGCACCCGAACTGGGACATGGGTGCCAAGGTGACCATTGACAGCGCGAGTTTGATGAATAAAGGCCTAGAGGTGATGGAAGCCAAATGGCTTTTTGGCCTACGGCCCGATCAAATTGACGTCATCGTTCACGCCCAGAGCATTGTACATTCCCTCGTGCAATTCGAAGACGGAAGTATGAAGGCCCAACTGGGGCTTCCCGACATGAAGTTGCCCATCCAATACGCCATGGGCTATCCGAACCGTTTGCAAAACAGCTTTCCGCGGTTCGATTTTCTCGACTACCCGAACCTCACTTTTGAAAAACCGGACATGGAGACCTTCAGGAACCTAGGATTGGCCTTTGCCAGCTTGGATCGCGGAGGAAACATGCCCTGTATTTTGAACGCCGCCAATGAAATTGCTGTGGCGGCCTTCTTGGAAGACCGCGTGGGCTTTTTGCAAATGTCGGATGTCATTGAAACTACAATGGCCAAAGCGACGTTTAAGGAAAAGCCAAATTATGAGGATTACGTGGCCTCAGACGCCGAAGCACGGCGCATCGCTGCGGAACTCATAAACTAG